Proteins encoded by one window of Danaus plexippus chromosome Z, MEX_DaPlex, whole genome shotgun sequence:
- the LOC116778160 gene encoding nuclear receptor subfamily 2 group E member 1-like isoform X1, whose product MFYTYSKTFFMFLPGRILYDVPCAVCRDHSSGKHYGVFACDGCAGFFKRSVRRDRRYACKARNSGACLVDKAHRNQCRACRLAKCLDVGMNKDAVQHERGPRNSTIRRQMALFLKDPALPASEMSLMPPVLDLAIPKHSMLPPPPPLSLFHNPYQSYSRFNLLASPLPSCPLKAPSPPPPMTSNLISPTEPEAICEAAARLLFMNVKWAKNVPAFSSLSLQDRLILLEESWRDLFVIGSAQFLYPLDLKVLVNTKHTKVDSKHIADFEKALIELTKMHPDNNEYACLRAIVLFKTNFNAVHTNSLPQSHIEIKKLKDLPAVASLQDHSQAVLNEYITRLYPGDTTRSNQLLQSLSAVRNVSSTTIVELFFRATIGDIPIERIISDMYRSGKDTV is encoded by the exons atgttctatacatatagtaaaacttttttcatgtttttaccAGGTCGTATTCTATATGATGTCCCTTGTGCCGTATGTCGAGATCATTCTTCGGGAAAACATTACGGAGTGTTTGCATGCGACGGATGTGCTGGTTTTTTCAAGAGATCAGTGCGACGAGACCGTAGATATGCTTGCAAAGCTAGAAACTCCGGAGCTTGTTTGGTCGACAAAGCACATAGAAATCAATGTCGCGCTTGTAGATTAGCCAAATGTCTCGATGTCGGTATGAATAAAGATG CTGTTCAGCATGAGAGAGGACCAAGAAATTCTACGATTCGACGGCAAAtggctttatttttaaaagatccAGCACTACCCGCTTCCGAAATGTCTTTAATGCCTCCAGTTTTGGATTTGGCTATACCAAAGCACTCTATGCTACCACCCCCACCACCTTTATCTTTATTTCACAATCCCTATCAATCTTATAgcagatttaatttattagcgTCTCCATTACCGTCTTGTCCACTGAAAGCTCCATCGCCGCCGCCACCCATgacatcaaatttaataagccCCACTGAACCAGAAGCAATTTGTGAAGCAGCCGCccgattattatttatgaacgtTAAGTGGGCCAAAAATGTTCCAGCCTTCTCGTCTTTGTCTTTGCAAGATCGATTGATATTATTAGAAGAATCATGGCGAGATCTGTTTGTAATTGGATCGGCACAATTTCTATATCCCCTTGACTTAAAAGTTCTCGTAAACacaaaacatacaaaagtAGACTCTAAACATATCGCAGATTTCGAAAAGGCTCTTATAGAGCTAACAAAGATGCATCCAGATAATAACGAGTATGCATGTCTTCGagcaattgttttatttaaaacaaatttcaatgCTGTCCATACGAACAGTTTGCCTCAATCCcatattgaaattaagaaaCTAAAAGACCTACCTGCAGTAGCTAGTTTGCAAGATCATTCTCAAGCTGTTTTAAACGAG tatattACCAGATTATATCCAGGAGATACAACACGATCAAATCAATTGCTCCAAAGTTTGTCCGCAGTCCGAAATGTTTCAAGTACTACAATAGTGGAACTATTTTTCCGAGCTACCATAGGAGATATACCGATTGAAAGAATAATAAGTGATATGTACAGAAGCGGAAAAGATACtgtttaa
- the LOC116778160 gene encoding nuclear receptor subfamily 2 group E member 1-like isoform X2 translates to MEMQSMPASSSRILYDVPCAVCRDHSSGKHYGVFACDGCAGFFKRSVRRDRRYACKARNSGACLVDKAHRNQCRACRLAKCLDVGMNKDAVQHERGPRNSTIRRQMALFLKDPALPASEMSLMPPVLDLAIPKHSMLPPPPPLSLFHNPYQSYSRFNLLASPLPSCPLKAPSPPPPMTSNLISPTEPEAICEAAARLLFMNVKWAKNVPAFSSLSLQDRLILLEESWRDLFVIGSAQFLYPLDLKVLVNTKHTKVDSKHIADFEKALIELTKMHPDNNEYACLRAIVLFKTNFNAVHTNSLPQSHIEIKKLKDLPAVASLQDHSQAVLNEYITRLYPGDTTRSNQLLQSLSAVRNVSSTTIVELFFRATIGDIPIERIISDMYRSGKDTV, encoded by the exons ATGGAAATGCAGTCTATGCCAGCATCATcaa GTCGTATTCTATATGATGTCCCTTGTGCCGTATGTCGAGATCATTCTTCGGGAAAACATTACGGAGTGTTTGCATGCGACGGATGTGCTGGTTTTTTCAAGAGATCAGTGCGACGAGACCGTAGATATGCTTGCAAAGCTAGAAACTCCGGAGCTTGTTTGGTCGACAAAGCACATAGAAATCAATGTCGCGCTTGTAGATTAGCCAAATGTCTCGATGTCGGTATGAATAAAGATG CTGTTCAGCATGAGAGAGGACCAAGAAATTCTACGATTCGACGGCAAAtggctttatttttaaaagatccAGCACTACCCGCTTCCGAAATGTCTTTAATGCCTCCAGTTTTGGATTTGGCTATACCAAAGCACTCTATGCTACCACCCCCACCACCTTTATCTTTATTTCACAATCCCTATCAATCTTATAgcagatttaatttattagcgTCTCCATTACCGTCTTGTCCACTGAAAGCTCCATCGCCGCCGCCACCCATgacatcaaatttaataagccCCACTGAACCAGAAGCAATTTGTGAAGCAGCCGCccgattattatttatgaacgtTAAGTGGGCCAAAAATGTTCCAGCCTTCTCGTCTTTGTCTTTGCAAGATCGATTGATATTATTAGAAGAATCATGGCGAGATCTGTTTGTAATTGGATCGGCACAATTTCTATATCCCCTTGACTTAAAAGTTCTCGTAAACacaaaacatacaaaagtAGACTCTAAACATATCGCAGATTTCGAAAAGGCTCTTATAGAGCTAACAAAGATGCATCCAGATAATAACGAGTATGCATGTCTTCGagcaattgttttatttaaaacaaatttcaatgCTGTCCATACGAACAGTTTGCCTCAATCCcatattgaaattaagaaaCTAAAAGACCTACCTGCAGTAGCTAGTTTGCAAGATCATTCTCAAGCTGTTTTAAACGAG tatattACCAGATTATATCCAGGAGATACAACACGATCAAATCAATTGCTCCAAAGTTTGTCCGCAGTCCGAAATGTTTCAAGTACTACAATAGTGGAACTATTTTTCCGAGCTACCATAGGAGATATACCGATTGAAAGAATAATAAGTGATATGTACAGAAGCGGAAAAGATACtgtttaa